A window from Solea senegalensis isolate Sse05_10M linkage group LG15, IFAPA_SoseM_1, whole genome shotgun sequence encodes these proteins:
- the slc2a15a gene encoding solute carrier family 2 member 15a, which translates to MAEEVLIPGKNNAHLTSSLLAVAFLTSFGSSMLYGYNLAVVNSPAVYIKDFYNKTVLHRNGTGLSGETLTIMYSLTVSVFAIGGLLGSLIVGMLVTRFGRKGTVVKTTVLVFIAGSLMGFSRICGSPEMVIIGRFITGIHSGISLSVVPMYLGEIAPKNLRGFLGLVPSIFIGTGVFAAQILGLHELLGKEEHWPLFLSIVVVPTFIQLMLLPWFPESPRYLLIEKHNVHATITALKKYRAKCNIQAEIEEMQEEQRSLSSVQTLSVWKLLLDHSVRWQVLSVVVINIGMQLSGIDAIWFYTNDIFENAGIPVPEIPYTTAGTGIIEIIAGLVGCFTIEKLGRRPLMIGGFAMMGICSAGITLSLILQVHLSFMRYISVCCVVGIIAGFCIGPAGVPFLITAELFKQSHRPAAYIVGGSLNWVSNFTVGFVFPFLQMSAGSYCYLVFATICLSVAVYVYIVIPETRNKTFMEISRLFSKEAVLETQGLFSVDQLKLKKMNGYGGLEHASLELDSSSSVP; encoded by the exons ATGGCTGAAGAGGTTTTAATTCCGGGGAAAAACAATGCA CACCTCACCAGCTCTCTGTTGGCTGTAGCATTCCTTACATCCTTCGGTAGCTCCATGCTTTATGGCTACAATCTGGCTGTGGTCAACTCTCCTGCAGTG TATATTAAGGACTTCTACAACAAGACAGTGCTGCATCGAAATGGAACAGGGCTCAGTGGGGAGACGCTGACCATCATGTACTCTCTCACCGTGTCTGTCTTTGCTATTGGAGGTCTGCTGGGCTCCCTCATAGTGGGTATGCTGGTCACTCGCTTTGGCAG GAAAGGGACGGTGGTTAAAACAACAGTGCTGGTGTTTATTGCTGGCTCACTCATGGGCTTCAGCAGGATTTGTGGTTCACCTGAAATGGTCATCATAGGCCGCTTCATCACAGGGATTCACTCAG GCATCTCTCTAAGTGTCGTGCCCATGTATCTGGGTGAGATTGCACCGAAGAACCTGAGGGGCTTCTTGGGTCTAGTGCCAAGTATTTTTATTGGCACTGGAGTCTTTGCCGCCCAAATCCTCGGCCTACATGAGCTTCTAGGAAAG GAGGAGCACTGgcctctctttctttcaatAGTTGTGGTTCCCACCTTCATCCAGCTgatgctgttgccatggtttccAGAGAGCCCCAGGTATCTGCTGATTGAGAAACACAACGTCCATGCCACCATCACAG CTCTGAAGAAGTACAGAGCCAAATGTAACATCCAAGCTGAGATCGAAGAGATGCAGGAGGAGCAGCGTTCCCTGTCATCAGTGCAGACACTGTCCGTGTGGAAGCTGTTGCTGGACCACTCAGTCCGCTGGCAAGTGCTCAGTGTGGTGGTTATCAACATTGGCATGCAGCTGTCTGGCATTGATGCG ATCTGGTTTTACACCAATGACATCTTTGAAAATGCAGGTATCCCAGTTCCAGAGATCCCGTACACCACAGCAGGAACAGGGATCATAGAGATCATCGCTGGACTCGTTGGG TGTTTCACCATAGAGAAGTTAGGCAGGAGGCCGCTTATGATTGGAGGCTTCGCCATGATGGGAATTTGCAGTGCTGGAATCACCCTGTCACTCATTCtacag GTTCACTTATCATTCATGCGCTACATCAGTGTCTGCTGTGTGGTTGGCATCATCGCCGGCTTCTGTATCGGTCCAG CGGGCGTTCCCTTCCTCATCACAGCAGAGTTGTTTAAACAGTCCCACCGCCCGGCTGCCTACATTGTGGGAGGATCACTCAACTGGGTGTCCAACTTTACTGTGGGCTTCGTCTTCCCCTTCTTACAG ATGTCCGCCGGGTCTTACTGCTACTTGGTGTTTGccaccatctgtctgtctgtggctgttTACGTCTACATTGTGATCCCAGAGACCAGAAACAAGACCTTTATGGAGATCAGCCGATTGTTTTCCAAGGAGGCCGTTCTCGAGACCCAGGGCCTTTTCAGCGTGGACCAGCTGAAGCTGAAGAAGATGAACGGTTATGGCGGTTTAGAACATGCTTCTCTGGAGTTAGACAGCTCCTCTTCTGTACCATAA